The Kozakia baliensis genome includes a region encoding these proteins:
- a CDS encoding aspartate aminotransferase family protein has translation MISALMPTFKRADLAFERGEGAWLYTADGRRFLDFGAGIAVSSLGHGHPKLVAAIAEQAAKVMHVSNLYRIPQAEALAQKLVAHSFADSVFFCNSGAEANEGMVKMIRRDQAQRGYPERTRIICCDGAFHGRTLAMLAATGNPAYLDGFGKPVEGFDHVPFNNLNALRDAITPETAGIMVEPIQGESGIKQADPHFIHGLRQACDEFGLVLAFDEVQTGVGRTGKLFAHEWYDVKPDIISVAKGIGGGFPLGAILATEEVASHMTPGTHGTTFGGNPLACAAGNAVLDEVLAPGFLDHVRKTGAAFGEMLTELTRQHPQIFEQVRGRGLMWGLRCKPPVADVLTAVLHEGLLCVSAGDNVLRLVPPLIVTEEECRIACDAISRAATKLTQKMTELSA, from the coding sequence ATGATTTCCGCTTTGATGCCGACATTCAAACGAGCCGACCTCGCTTTCGAGCGTGGGGAAGGCGCTTGGCTGTACACGGCGGACGGGCGACGATTCTTGGATTTCGGGGCGGGCATCGCGGTGTCGTCCCTAGGACATGGTCATCCCAAGTTGGTCGCGGCGATTGCCGAACAGGCAGCCAAGGTGATGCATGTCTCCAACCTCTATCGAATTCCCCAGGCTGAAGCATTGGCGCAGAAACTGGTCGCGCATTCCTTCGCCGACAGTGTGTTCTTCTGCAATTCCGGTGCGGAAGCCAATGAAGGCATGGTCAAGATGATCCGCCGGGATCAGGCCCAACGCGGCTATCCTGAGCGCACGCGCATTATTTGCTGCGATGGCGCATTCCATGGCCGTACCTTGGCGATGCTGGCCGCGACGGGCAATCCAGCTTATCTCGACGGTTTCGGCAAGCCTGTCGAAGGGTTCGATCATGTGCCGTTCAACAATCTGAATGCGCTGCGCGATGCGATCACGCCGGAGACGGCCGGGATTATGGTCGAGCCGATTCAGGGCGAGAGCGGCATCAAACAAGCCGATCCGCATTTCATCCACGGGCTGCGCCAGGCTTGCGACGAATTCGGTTTGGTTTTGGCCTTCGACGAAGTGCAGACCGGCGTCGGCCGTACCGGCAAACTGTTCGCGCATGAATGGTATGATGTGAAACCCGACATCATCTCGGTGGCCAAGGGCATCGGCGGCGGCTTCCCGCTCGGCGCGATCTTAGCGACCGAAGAAGTAGCCTCGCACATGACGCCGGGGACGCACGGCACCACGTTCGGCGGCAATCCGCTGGCCTGTGCGGCGGGCAATGCGGTGCTGGACGAAGTTCTGGCGCCGGGCTTTCTCGATCATGTGCGCAAAACCGGCGCGGCGTTCGGCGAAATGCTGACGGAGTTGACGCGCCAGCACCCGCAGATTTTCGAACAGGTGCGTGGGCGCGGCCTGATGTGGGGACTGCGTTGCAAGCCGCCGGTGGCGGATGTGCTGACGGCGGTCCTACATGAAGGGCTGCTCTGCGTGAGTGCGGGCGACAACGTATTGCGCCTCGTACCGCCTTTGATCGTAACGGAAGAAGAGTGCCGGATCGCCTGCGACGCTATTTCACGCGCCGCGACGAAGCTGACGCAAAAAATGACGGAGTTGAGCGCATGA
- a CDS encoding twin-arginine translocase TatA/TatE family subunit — protein sequence MGSMSPLHWLVVLAVVLVLFGGGSKISSLMGDFAKGIKSFKKNMADDESLEHNAQQPNGQISPPNQPGYNAQPHYTQPNTTNVNTPNH from the coding sequence ATGGGTAGCATGAGTCCCCTGCATTGGCTGGTGGTGCTCGCCGTCGTGCTCGTCCTGTTCGGCGGCGGCAGCAAGATCAGCTCGCTCATGGGCGATTTCGCCAAGGGCATCAAATCGTTCAAGAAGAACATGGCCGATGACGAGTCGCTGGAGCATAACGCGCAGCAGCCGAACGGCCAGATCTCGCCGCCGAACCAGCCGGGCTATAATGCACAGCCGCATTACACCCAGCCGAACACCACCAACGTCAACACGCCCAATCACTGA
- a CDS encoding CHAP domain-containing protein → MRRLCLGFLALVSLTACAGNRYEYSRSAFNGRLQCAPYARSKTGLALYGPAASWWRGASGKYRRGHMPEAGEVLVFRSSGRLPSGHVSIVRRQVAAREILVEHANWEPGRIDRNVPVVDVSPANDWTLVRVYWAPIHTIGRRAYPTYGFIAPRGLDDIARLQDAPDRAM, encoded by the coding sequence ATGAGGCGGTTGTGCTTAGGTTTTCTCGCGCTCGTCTCCCTGACGGCCTGCGCGGGCAATCGTTACGAATATAGCCGCTCGGCCTTCAACGGACGCTTGCAATGCGCGCCCTATGCCCGTTCCAAAACCGGTCTTGCGCTCTACGGCCCCGCCGCATCCTGGTGGCGCGGCGCTTCGGGGAAATATCGCCGGGGCCATATGCCGGAAGCAGGCGAAGTTCTGGTTTTCCGCTCGTCGGGCCGCCTGCCTTCAGGCCATGTCTCGATCGTGCGTCGCCAGGTGGCGGCACGTGAGATCCTGGTCGAACACGCTAATTGGGAACCAGGGCGGATCGACCGTAACGTGCCGGTCGTGGATGTCTCTCCCGCCAATGACTGGACGCTGGTGCGCGTCTATTGGGCGCCGATTCATACGATCGGGCGCAGGGCCTATCCGACCTACGGTTTCATCGCCCCACGTGGATTGGATGACATCGCGCGCTTGCAAGATGCGCCGGACCGCGCCATGTGA
- a CDS encoding gluconate 2-dehydrogenase subunit 3 family protein codes for MIGTASFWMLAGHDCWKEALAAEARAPYKPQYFNQREWAFLQAACERIFPQDDHGPGADALGIPEFIDRQMDTPYGRGELWYMSGPFQEGPANLGYQLPLSPRELYRRAIAGADEYAQRQRGHLFAELETEAQIELLTAFEGGAVHFGDLSARGFFEQLRQNTMEGAFSDPLYGGNRGLGGWLMLGFPGARADFMDWVNQEGAAYPFGPVSISGETA; via the coding sequence ATGATCGGCACGGCATCGTTTTGGATGCTGGCCGGGCATGATTGCTGGAAAGAAGCGCTCGCTGCGGAAGCACGCGCGCCTTATAAGCCGCAATATTTCAACCAGCGGGAATGGGCCTTCCTTCAGGCGGCCTGCGAGCGGATTTTTCCGCAGGACGATCACGGACCAGGGGCCGACGCACTCGGCATTCCCGAATTCATCGACCGCCAGATGGATACGCCTTATGGGCGGGGCGAGCTTTGGTATATGTCTGGCCCCTTCCAGGAAGGTCCGGCGAATTTAGGATATCAGTTGCCTCTTTCTCCGAGAGAGCTTTACCGCCGCGCCATCGCCGGAGCGGATGAATATGCCCAACGGCAGCGCGGGCATCTTTTCGCGGAGTTAGAGACTGAGGCTCAAATCGAATTGCTGACGGCTTTCGAAGGTGGCGCGGTGCATTTCGGCGATCTTTCCGCGCGCGGCTTTTTCGAACAACTCCGCCAGAACACCATGGAAGGCGCATTTTCCGATCCGCTTTATGGTGGCAATCGCGGGCTTGGCGGCTGGCTGATGCTGGGCTTCCCCGGTGCACGCGCGGATTTCATGGATTGGGTCAACCAAGAGGGCGCCGCCTATCCGTTCGGCCCCGTATCGATTTCTGGCGAAACGGCATAA
- a CDS encoding 1,2-dihydroxy-3-keto-5-methylthiopentene dioxygenase → MSRLTIYSDDAPDTVLQETANPRTIAETLRPLGIRFERWEAPVIPPKDAPTDDILEAYRPYLNGLMGETGAGSADVVRFDANTPNIGAMRDKYLSEHTHSEDEVRFFVHGQGAFVMHIEGKIYSVLCTQGDLISVPAGIAHWFDAGLSPDVVALRVFTDTSGWVAQYTGDEIAKRFPADIPKAAA, encoded by the coding sequence ATGAGCCGACTGACCATCTATAGCGATGACGCTCCCGATACCGTTTTGCAGGAAACCGCCAACCCGCGAACGATCGCCGAAACGCTGCGCCCACTCGGAATCCGCTTCGAACGGTGGGAAGCCCCCGTCATTCCGCCCAAGGATGCGCCGACCGACGATATCCTCGAAGCCTATCGCCCTTATCTCAATGGGCTGATGGGTGAGACAGGTGCGGGCAGTGCCGATGTCGTGCGATTCGATGCCAATACGCCCAATATTGGCGCGATGCGGGACAAATATCTCTCCGAACATACTCATAGCGAGGATGAAGTGCGCTTCTTCGTGCACGGCCAGGGCGCGTTCGTCATGCATATCGAGGGCAAAATCTATTCCGTCCTCTGCACTCAAGGCGATTTGATCTCCGTTCCCGCAGGGATTGCGCATTGGTTCGATGCCGGGCTTTCGCCCGATGTCGTCGCCCTGCGCGTGTTTACCGACACCAGCGGCTGGGTAGCGCAATATACCGGCGATGAAATCGCCAAGCGTTTCCCCGCCGACATTCCGAAAGCGGCGGCATGA
- a CDS encoding D-aminopeptidase, whose product MTDSTLEQALNALPRRFPGPGGAAAVIKDGKVLARHAWGYANAETRLPFTPASLFRMCSITKQFTCALLLDAFDDPTALDADVAARLPNLQEPPPGMLHLAHNQSGLRDYWAVAMLHGAPIESAFGDEESTRVISGTRSLHFRPGASYSYVNQNFRLISDIVQNRLGRSFAELLQARLFDRFGMSRALLAADTRAMPDGTQGYEGSEVTGYRPAVNNIYWTGDAGLGASLDDMIAWELAIDAQRDDPAGWYNRLSMPVSFIDGAPARYGFGLQRGRLFGREMTGHGGALRGWRSHRLHLATERLSVVVMFNHMSEAHAAAATLAAAVLGEIPPPSLGTPGNPHIPGIYLDSDTGLSARIEAEDARLRVGYTYPPEILENWRDDGAGTDGTRLSLRGEDLWMERPQENRSGWLKRQIAGEGTLDVAVRFHCDELGAQLSVVNAGGALYGGFSGMLGLGRMERLQPLSQDLWLLPCLRALDHSPPGAWTLSFQRDESGNVTGARVGCWLARDLFYRRMSD is encoded by the coding sequence ATGACCGATTCGACGCTGGAACAGGCCCTCAATGCCCTGCCCCGCCGGTTTCCCGGCCCCGGCGGTGCGGCGGCGGTCATCAAGGATGGCAAGGTTCTGGCGCGTCATGCCTGGGGATATGCCAACGCGGAGACGCGGTTGCCTTTCACGCCTGCCTCGCTGTTTCGCATGTGCTCCATCACCAAACAGTTCACCTGCGCGTTGCTGCTCGATGCGTTCGACGACCCGACCGCGCTGGACGCCGACGTCGCCGCGCGCTTGCCGAATTTGCAGGAGCCGCCGCCGGGCATGCTGCATCTGGCACACAATCAATCCGGCCTGCGCGATTACTGGGCGGTGGCGATGCTGCATGGCGCGCCGATCGAATCGGCTTTCGGGGATGAGGAATCCACTCGCGTCATCAGCGGAACGCGCAGCCTGCATTTCCGGCCCGGCGCGTCATATTCTTATGTGAATCAGAATTTTCGGTTGATTTCGGACATCGTGCAAAACCGCCTCGGACGCAGCTTCGCGGAATTGCTTCAGGCACGTTTGTTTGACCGTTTCGGCATGAGCCGCGCATTGCTGGCCGCCGATACGCGCGCCATGCCCGATGGAACGCAGGGCTATGAAGGCAGCGAGGTGACCGGTTATCGCCCGGCCGTGAACAATATCTACTGGACCGGGGATGCCGGACTGGGCGCAAGCCTGGACGATATGATCGCCTGGGAGTTGGCCATCGATGCGCAACGTGACGATCCGGCGGGTTGGTATAACCGCCTGAGCATGCCGGTTTCGTTCATCGACGGTGCGCCTGCGCGTTACGGTTTCGGTTTGCAGCGTGGGCGTTTGTTCGGACGTGAGATGACCGGCCATGGCGGGGCCTTGCGCGGTTGGCGGAGCCATCGGCTGCATCTGGCGACAGAACGGCTTTCGGTTGTGGTCATGTTCAATCATATGTCGGAGGCGCATGCGGCGGCGGCCACCCTGGCGGCGGCGGTTCTGGGCGAAATCCCGCCTCCGAGCCTGGGCACGCCGGGAAATCCGCATATTCCCGGCATTTACCTCGATTCCGATACCGGACTTTCCGCACGGATCGAGGCGGAGGACGCCCGGTTGCGCGTCGGCTATACCTATCCGCCGGAAATTTTGGAAAATTGGCGTGATGACGGCGCGGGAACGGATGGCACCCGCCTCAGCCTACGCGGCGAGGATTTGTGGATGGAGCGCCCGCAGGAAAATCGCTCCGGTTGGCTGAAGCGCCAAATCGCCGGAGAGGGCACGCTGGATGTCGCAGTGCGTTTTCATTGCGACGAGTTGGGCGCGCAACTCAGTGTCGTGAATGCGGGCGGCGCGCTTTACGGTGGGTTCTCGGGCATGTTGGGACTGGGGCGGATGGAACGCTTGCAGCCTTTGAGCCAGGATTTGTGGCTGCTGCCTTGCCTGCGGGCGCTGGATCATTCCCCGCCGGGTGCCTGGACGTTGTCTTTTCAACGCGATGAGAGCGGGAACGTGACTGGCGCGCGGGTGGGTTGCTGGCTGGCGCGCGATCTTTTTTACCGTCGCATGTCGGACTAA
- a CDS encoding methylthioribulose 1-phosphate dehydratase, translating into MNVEGRDTAWNEAVRDIIEAGRRMDQRGWVPATAGNLSRKLPDGRIAITRSGGHKGFLNADGVIEIDAEGRPLIEGQRASAETLLHTQLYAHDPKIGAVLHGHSIPGTVLSLDEPGPSIELAGYELLKVFEGQSTHETSVSVPLFDNDQDIARLATVVASSLGKMPAGYLIRGHGVYVWGPDMPTALARLEGLEFLLACVLKRRKL; encoded by the coding sequence ATGAATGTTGAGGGACGGGACACCGCCTGGAACGAGGCGGTGCGAGATATCATCGAGGCCGGGCGGCGTATGGACCAGCGCGGCTGGGTTCCGGCGACGGCGGGAAACCTGAGCCGGAAACTGCCGGATGGCCGCATCGCGATCACGCGTTCCGGCGGCCATAAGGGCTTTCTGAATGCGGACGGCGTGATTGAGATCGACGCCGAAGGGCGACCCTTAATTGAAGGTCAGCGCGCCAGCGCCGAGACGCTTCTGCATACTCAGCTCTACGCACACGATCCAAAAATCGGCGCGGTGCTGCACGGGCATTCCATTCCCGGCACGGTGCTGTCTCTAGACGAACCTGGACCGTCCATCGAACTCGCCGGATACGAATTGTTGAAGGTGTTCGAAGGGCAATCGACCCACGAAACCAGCGTGAGCGTGCCGCTTTTCGATAACGATCAGGATATCGCCCGTTTGGCTACGGTCGTCGCGTCTTCTCTAGGAAAAATGCCCGCCGGGTATTTGATCCGCGGGCACGGCGTTTATGTCTGGGGACCGGATATGCCGACAGCGTTGGCGCGTCTGGAAGGGCTGGAGTTTCTGCTAGCCTGCGTTTTGAAGAGACGGAAACTATGA
- the argF gene encoding ornithine carbamoyltransferase: MSAAQAFPPQTEIRHFLDLRDLDATTLRDIVDVGLSVKRMQDGRRRPLHPELPLAGRALGLMLSKPSTRTRLSFEVGMRQLGGDVSVLSPADMQLGRGESLADTARVLSRFLDVLVLRTGKTANLHELARWSSIPVINGLTPHSHPVQILADIMTFEEHRGPVAGSRWAWVGDGNNVATSLIEGAVRFGFELDLATPPSMSPNPDVLAWAKAEGGKIRVLHDAREAARGADCVVTDTWTSMSDEESAARLETLRPYQVDRALMTEAAPKALFMHCLPAHIGEEVTQDVFESPASVVFDEAENRLHAQKGLLLWALGGPDWRKAGQLATR, translated from the coding sequence ATGAGCGCCGCGCAGGCTTTCCCCCCGCAGACCGAAATTCGGCATTTTCTCGACCTGCGCGATCTGGATGCCACAACGCTGCGCGACATCGTCGATGTCGGGCTGAGCGTTAAGCGCATGCAGGACGGTCGCCGCCGCCCGCTGCACCCGGAATTGCCTTTGGCCGGGCGCGCACTGGGGCTGATGCTGTCCAAGCCTTCCACCCGTACGCGGCTTTCCTTCGAGGTGGGCATGCGGCAACTGGGCGGGGACGTTTCGGTTCTTTCCCCGGCGGACATGCAACTCGGGCGGGGCGAAAGCCTTGCCGACACGGCGCGTGTTCTCTCGCGCTTTCTCGACGTGTTGGTGTTGCGCACGGGTAAGACGGCCAATCTGCACGAACTGGCGCGCTGGAGCAGTATTCCGGTCATCAACGGGCTGACCCCGCATTCCCATCCGGTTCAGATTCTGGCCGATATCATGACGTTCGAAGAGCATCGCGGCCCGGTGGCCGGCTCGCGTTGGGCCTGGGTGGGGGATGGCAATAATGTTGCCACTTCCCTGATCGAAGGCGCGGTTCGCTTCGGCTTCGAACTCGACCTGGCGACGCCGCCTTCAATGTCGCCCAATCCGGATGTTCTGGCCTGGGCGAAAGCGGAAGGCGGCAAGATCCGTGTGTTGCATGATGCACGCGAAGCCGCGCGCGGGGCGGATTGCGTAGTGACGGATACCTGGACGAGCATGTCCGACGAGGAGTCCGCCGCGCGGCTGGAAACGCTGCGCCCGTATCAGGTCGATCGTGCTCTGATGACCGAAGCCGCACCGAAGGCTCTTTTTATGCACTGCCTTCCTGCCCATATCGGTGAGGAAGTCACGCAGGACGTGTTCGAGAGTCCGGCTTCCGTCGTCTTCGACGAGGCGGAAAACCGGTTGCATGCCCAAAAAGGGCTTCTGCTTTGGGCGCTTGGCGGCCCCGATTGGCGGAAGGCTGGGCAACTCGCAACGCGCTAA
- the mtnC gene encoding acireductone synthase gives MSSLRLILLDIEGTTLPISFVQKVLFPYAERTLPTLLREQADSPAVRVALGDIEREFPGRDPLAQLQDWMAHDVKAAPLKTLQGLAWRSGFESGELRADLYPDVSPALKAWHDSGLRLAVYSSGSADAQRLLYGYSSNGDLTPLFEAFYDLDIGGKKVAESYTEIASRAGLAPQEILFLSDVGAELDAAQEAGCATCQLIRPEDGTKPAPGFRHAADLLEVATQFGLPISS, from the coding sequence ATGAGTTCTCTTCGCCTCATCCTTCTCGATATCGAAGGCACGACCCTGCCGATTTCGTTCGTGCAGAAGGTTCTCTTTCCTTATGCCGAGCGCACATTGCCAACGCTGCTTCGGGAGCAAGCCGATAGCCCGGCGGTGCGCGTAGCACTTGGCGATATCGAACGGGAATTCCCAGGGCGTGACCCGCTGGCGCAGTTGCAGGACTGGATGGCGCATGACGTCAAAGCCGCGCCGCTCAAAACGCTGCAAGGCCTTGCGTGGCGGAGCGGTTTCGAAAGCGGCGAACTGCGCGCCGATCTTTATCCGGACGTTTCGCCTGCACTGAAAGCCTGGCATGATTCAGGCCTGCGCCTCGCCGTCTATTCCTCCGGCTCCGCCGATGCACAGCGCCTGCTTTACGGTTATTCCAGCAATGGCGATCTGACGCCCTTGTTCGAGGCGTTTTACGATCTCGATATCGGCGGCAAGAAAGTTGCGGAAAGCTATACCGAAATCGCTTCCCGCGCTGGGCTGGCTCCTCAGGAAATCCTGTTCCTCTCCGATGTCGGCGCGGAACTCGATGCAGCGCAGGAAGCCGGTTGCGCCACGTGCCAACTTATCCGTCCTGAAGACGGCACCAAGCCCGCGCCCGGTTTCCGGCATGCCGCCGACCTCCTCGAAGTCGCGACGCAATTCGGGCTACCGATTTCATCATGA
- a CDS encoding bifunctional riboflavin kinase/FAD synthetase translates to MTLHTDWRAIPFEARGAAAALGNFDGVHLGHVHLLRALHAARPDLPLSVVTFEPHPREFFRPQDPPLRLTLPPVRARLLAEHNVQHVFQLPFDDEFSHLAPEAFVDQVLHRALGVRHVACGADFAFGHRRQGDTDFLRRRLEALGIGLTVVPALSDIGGPFSSSRIRRLLQEGYPERAAEELGRPWFISGIVAHGDKRGRLLGFPTANIPLGRHIEPARGVYAITVRLPDGRVLPGVANIGRRPTINDNQESRVEAHLFDFSGDLYGQELEVTLHKLLREERRFNGLEELKAQISLDAAEARAFFER, encoded by the coding sequence ATGACACTGCATACCGATTGGCGCGCCATTCCGTTCGAAGCACGCGGCGCCGCTGCGGCGCTCGGCAATTTCGACGGCGTGCATCTCGGTCATGTCCATCTGCTTCGGGCGCTCCACGCGGCGCGCCCGGATTTGCCTTTGTCGGTTGTAACATTCGAGCCACATCCGCGTGAGTTCTTCCGCCCGCAAGACCCGCCGCTGCGCCTGACCCTGCCGCCTGTTCGTGCACGGCTTTTAGCGGAACACAACGTCCAACACGTGTTCCAATTACCATTCGACGATGAGTTTTCTCATCTGGCGCCCGAAGCCTTCGTCGATCAGGTTCTGCACCGCGCTCTTGGCGTTCGGCATGTTGCTTGTGGTGCGGATTTCGCTTTTGGCCATCGTCGCCAGGGCGATACGGATTTCTTGCGCCGTCGCCTGGAAGCCCTCGGTATCGGCCTGACAGTCGTGCCTGCCCTTTCCGATATCGGCGGCCCGTTCTCTTCCTCGCGCATCCGCCGCCTGTTGCAGGAAGGCTATCCCGAGCGCGCGGCTGAGGAACTCGGTCGTCCTTGGTTCATCTCCGGTATCGTCGCGCATGGCGATAAGCGCGGCCGCCTGCTCGGCTTCCCGACCGCCAATATCCCGCTTGGTCGTCATATCGAACCGGCACGCGGCGTCTATGCCATCACCGTGCGTCTGCCGGATGGTCGTGTCCTGCCCGGCGTCGCCAATATCGGCCGCCGCCCGACAATCAACGACAATCAGGAAAGCCGCGTCGAAGCCCATCTGTTCGACTTCTCCGGCGATCTTTACGGTCAGGAATTGGAAGTCACGCTTCACAAGCTTCTGCGGGAAGAACGTCGTTTCAACGGGCTTGAAGAACTGAAAGCTCAAATTTCTCTCGATGCAGCGGAAGCGCGCGCTTTTTTCGAGCGCTGA
- the hslO gene encoding Hsp33 family molecular chaperone HslO: protein MIQTPVFLDTQRPADVPNLVVPRGVTPFHLAGRPVRGRLVRLGPLADVLLTRRDLPAPITRLGGEALALVAGLSAGLKFKGAFSLQIKGDGPVSTLVADCTDMGEMRLYIRADAETALATPKELLGEGYFAFTIDQGAHTDRHQGIVAITGDRMADMATHYFETSEQHACWMRLFCTHTDAGWQAGGIILERIATEGGASDLREDIEKDPWETACVLAETLSEGELFDPALSAETLLERLFGTLDVMVGQPRALSYGCRCSRAKLAGVLENFPVEDLDHMAEDGTIVMTCDFCNIDFRFARDEVGRHIQDEA, encoded by the coding sequence ATGATCCAGACCCCTGTTTTTCTCGATACCCAACGCCCCGCCGATGTGCCCAATCTGGTCGTGCCGCGCGGGGTCACCCCGTTCCACCTGGCGGGACGCCCGGTTCGAGGACGTCTGGTGCGTTTGGGCCCGCTGGCTGATGTGCTGCTGACGCGGCGCGATCTGCCAGCACCCATTACGCGCCTCGGCGGCGAAGCGCTGGCGTTGGTGGCGGGACTGAGCGCAGGATTGAAATTCAAAGGTGCGTTCTCCTTGCAAATCAAGGGAGATGGTCCCGTCTCCACATTGGTTGCGGATTGCACCGATATGGGTGAGATGCGGCTCTATATTCGCGCCGATGCCGAAACGGCACTGGCGACACCAAAGGAACTATTGGGCGAAGGGTATTTCGCCTTCACCATCGACCAGGGCGCGCATACCGACCGCCATCAGGGCATTGTCGCCATCACGGGCGATCGTATGGCCGATATGGCGACGCATTATTTCGAGACCAGCGAGCAACATGCGTGCTGGATGCGGCTTTTCTGCACACATACCGATGCCGGATGGCAGGCGGGCGGCATTATTCTTGAGCGCATCGCAACCGAAGGCGGCGCGTCGGACTTGCGGGAAGATATCGAGAAAGACCCGTGGGAGACGGCCTGCGTTTTGGCGGAAACGCTGAGCGAAGGTGAGTTGTTCGACCCGGCGTTGAGTGCGGAAACGTTGCTGGAGCGGCTTTTCGGCACGCTAGATGTGATGGTCGGTCAACCACGTGCATTGAGTTATGGATGCCGTTGTTCCCGCGCCAAACTGGCGGGCGTTCTGGAGAACTTCCCCGTGGAAGACCTCGACCACATGGCGGAAGACGGAACGATCGTCATGACGTGCGATTTCTGCAACATCGACTTCAGATTTGCTCGTGATGAAGTCGGGCGTCACATCCAGGACGAGGCGTAA
- a CDS encoding regulatory protein RecX, producing MSAEMEPPPPPNAASLREAALAHVARFATTEQGLQQALVRRVRRWGVRAERAGAETTEIEGQLQALLPAIDEIVRDMVRLGALNDHAFAQSRSRGLTRSGRSRRAVTAHLMQRGVEHETLSEALDEALGERHDAAAYENELGAALVLARKRRLGPFRRPDAPEPDLAAHQKALAAFARAGFGRDIAEQALAFDPEEAEERVLMLKSS from the coding sequence ATGTCAGCCGAGATGGAGCCGCCCCCACCCCCGAACGCCGCCAGCCTGCGCGAAGCCGCCCTGGCGCATGTCGCGCGATTCGCCACGACCGAGCAAGGCTTGCAGCAAGCGCTTGTCCGCCGTGTGCGCCGTTGGGGCGTGCGGGCAGAACGCGCCGGGGCGGAAACGACGGAAATCGAAGGGCAGCTCCAAGCGCTTTTACCCGCCATCGATGAGATCGTGCGGGACATGGTGCGCCTCGGCGCGCTGAACGATCACGCCTTCGCGCAATCGCGCTCACGCGGTCTGACCCGTTCGGGCCGCTCGCGCCGCGCCGTCACCGCCCATCTGATGCAGCGCGGCGTCGAACACGAGACGTTGAGCGAAGCGCTGGACGAGGCGCTAGGGGAGCGGCACGACGCCGCCGCCTATGAGAACGAACTCGGTGCGGCCCTCGTGCTGGCCCGCAAACGCCGCCTCGGCCCGTTCCGCCGCCCCGACGCACCCGAGCCGGACCTTGCTGCGCATCAAAAGGCTCTCGCCGCGTTCGCGCGTGCCGGTTTCGGGCGCGATATCGCCGAGCAGGCATTGGCTTTCGATCCGGAAGAAGCGGAGGAGCGCGTTTTAATGCTGAAATCTTCATGA